Proteins encoded within one genomic window of Bacillus sp. F19:
- a CDS encoding GntR family transcriptional regulator — protein MRNVKYLDISEQIEKMYVDQAHEKKLPKEMELANQFNVSRETIRKALNQLITSGKLYSIQGSGYYVKKDGISIVNPLNKLSSVTEMIQNACLVEGDMDTKIYLGHPTEMEREQLDLNEGDEVYFIERIRTAKGEPVVYSKNLLPFKLVGESFQEYYHQGSLSRFLEVFYKIEITEALAEVQAISSGEFLPEVFVEMDIHVLKFTQLHRTIKGEPVLLSYDYMRNDTIRFFIQRQK, from the coding sequence TTGAGAAATGTTAAGTATTTAGACATTAGCGAGCAAATTGAAAAGATGTATGTAGATCAAGCCCATGAAAAAAAATTGCCAAAAGAAATGGAGCTCGCAAACCAATTTAATGTTAGTCGAGAAACAATTCGAAAAGCATTAAACCAACTTATAACGAGTGGAAAATTATATAGTATTCAAGGATCTGGATACTATGTAAAGAAAGATGGTATTTCCATTGTAAATCCATTAAATAAATTAAGTAGTGTCACTGAAATGATTCAAAATGCATGCCTTGTTGAGGGGGATATGGATACCAAAATTTATCTTGGTCATCCAACGGAAATGGAAAGGGAACAACTTGATTTAAATGAAGGCGATGAAGTGTATTTCATTGAAAGGATTCGAACGGCAAAAGGAGAGCCTGTTGTGTATTCGAAAAACTTACTTCCTTTCAAGTTAGTAGGGGAAAGCTTCCAAGAGTATTATCATCAAGGGTCATTATCACGTTTCCTAGAAGTATTTTATAAGATTGAAATTACAGAAGCGTTAGCTGAGGTACAAGCGATTTCTTCTGGAGAATTTTTGCCTGAGGTTTTTGTTGAAATGGATATTCATGTACTAAAATTTACCCAGTTACACAGAACGATTAAAGGAGAGCCGGTTTTGCTTTCCTATGATTACATGAGAAATGATACAATACGTTTTTTTATTCAACGACAAAAATAA